The Fodinibius salicampi genome window below encodes:
- the rplO gene encoding 50S ribosomal protein L15 translates to MDLSNLKAPEPNKKNRKRIGRGQGSGYGGHTVGKGHNGQRARSGFKERFWFEGGQMPLQRRIPKWGFTNNFRTEYVAVNVGTIDLFLEAGKLKDPVISLDDLIEAGLAGKGDLVKLLGDGDIEKSIEIEVHNASKSAKKKVEDAGGSVSFIEN, encoded by the coding sequence ATGGATTTAAGTAATTTAAAAGCACCCGAACCAAATAAGAAAAACCGTAAGCGCATTGGGCGTGGCCAGGGTTCTGGCTATGGTGGACATACCGTTGGTAAAGGTCATAACGGGCAGCGTGCACGAAGCGGTTTCAAAGAACGCTTCTGGTTTGAAGGCGGTCAAATGCCTCTCCAGCGCCGTATACCCAAATGGGGCTTTACCAATAATTTCCGTACAGAATATGTTGCGGTAAATGTTGGTACTATTGATCTCTTTCTTGAAGCTGGTAAATTGAAGGACCCGGTTATCTCTTTGGATGATCTTATTGAAGCCGGACTTGCCGGTAAAGGAGACCTTGTTAAGCTTCTGGGAGACGGAGATATTGAAAAATCAATAGAGATCGAAGTTCATAACGCCAGTAAATCAGCTAAGAAAAAGGTTGAAGATGCCGGTGGAAGTGTAAGTTTTATTGAGAATTAA
- the rpsE gene encoding 30S ribosomal protein S5, with translation MPKIRRRHNVAPKNLNLEEKLVHINRVSKVVKGGRRFSFNAIVVVGNKDGVVGHGLGKANEVSDAIQKGFDNAKKNLIRVPMTKTGSIYHTITGKEGAGEVLLRPASEGTGVIAGGPVKALLDIAGMQNILTKSVGSSNPHNMVKATYNGLKNLTDPVEVAERRGISLNKVFEG, from the coding sequence ATGCCAAAAATAAGAAGAAGACATAACGTAGCTCCCAAGAATTTAAATCTTGAAGAGAAACTGGTTCATATTAACCGTGTTTCCAAGGTTGTTAAAGGTGGACGCCGATTTAGCTTTAATGCTATCGTCGTTGTTGGAAATAAAGATGGCGTTGTTGGTCATGGCCTGGGTAAGGCAAATGAGGTTTCGGATGCCATCCAGAAAGGGTTTGACAATGCTAAAAAGAATCTGATTCGGGTTCCAATGACTAAGACCGGGAGTATATATCATACTATCACCGGAAAAGAGGGAGCTGGAGAGGTACTCTTACGTCCTGCGTCCGAAGGTACGGGTGTAATTGCAGGAGGTCCTGTCAAGGCTCTGCTCGATATAGCCGGAATGCAAAATATATTAACCAAATCCGTGGGTTCTTCTAATCCACATAATATGGTTAAAGCCACCTATAATGGATTGAAAAACTTGACAGATCCGGTTGAAGTAGCTGAGCGAAGAGGTATTTCCTTAAATAAAGTATTTGAAGGGTAA